In Sulfuricaulis sp., the following proteins share a genomic window:
- a CDS encoding OmpA family protein — MNTTFKQRALPLMTALVLGAVAMDANADQAGYWKDQGNNMVRSSNGECVRTGHWTPELATAQCDPGLMPKVAAAPAEPVPVAPVAVAPAPVTEKISMDADAMFDFDKSEIKPKGKEALDEVVRKLNLAGAELGLITSTGHTDSVGSTEYNIDLSLRRAEAVKAYLISQGVDGGHIDSVGEGERQPFANNATAQGRAENRRVDIEVSSTRTTQ; from the coding sequence ATGAATACGACATTTAAACAACGAGCACTGCCGCTGATGACAGCGCTGGTATTGGGTGCGGTGGCCATGGATGCAAATGCCGACCAGGCAGGATATTGGAAAGACCAGGGTAATAACATGGTCAGGAGCTCAAACGGCGAATGTGTACGCACCGGCCACTGGACGCCTGAGCTGGCCACGGCCCAATGTGATCCGGGTTTAATGCCCAAGGTGGCGGCGGCTCCTGCCGAACCGGTGCCGGTGGCCCCTGTCGCTGTCGCTCCCGCTCCCGTGACCGAGAAGATCTCGATGGACGCCGATGCGATGTTCGATTTCGACAAGTCCGAAATCAAGCCGAAAGGCAAGGAAGCGCTGGACGAAGTTGTCCGCAAACTGAATCTGGCGGGGGCTGAACTCGGACTCATTACTTCCACAGGCCATACTGATAGCGTCGGCAGCACTGAATATAACATTGATCTTTCTCTGCGACGCGCCGAGGCGGTCAAAGCCTACTTGATCAGCCAGGGCGTTGATGGTGGTCACATCGACTCCGTAGGCGAAGGCGAGCGTCAACCATTCGCCAATAACGCGACCGCGCAAGGCCGTGCCGAGAATCGCCGCGTAGATATCGAGGTGTCGAGTACGCGCACCACCCAATAG
- a CDS encoding AI-2E family transporter, whose translation MLALIAALYLARAFFVPLLIGVLGSYMLRPVVDWLKALHIPRSVAAALVLIVLVGSFSWIAYALRDQATTMIEQLPEAAQKLRKTLNDARDGSPTALQNMQTAANEIQGAATDAGLKPGARVVAAREPEPTAWLRDYALAQSALLIAVIAQTPIVLLLTYFLLASGQHFRRKLVQFVGPKHQNETVNILEEINVQIQRYLLVTFVSNTLIGVCTWLAFRALGMEQAGVWGFAAGVLHFIPYLGPVLIALASGVAAFLQFGSPLNALAVAGVSLLVAVAIGMVFMTWLQSHFAHMNAAVLFIALLFFGWMWGVWGLLLSAPLVTIAKVICDRVESLKPVGDLLGR comes from the coding sequence GTGTTGGCCCTCATTGCGGCGCTTTATCTCGCGCGCGCCTTCTTTGTGCCGTTGCTGATTGGAGTCCTCGGCAGCTACATGTTGCGCCCGGTGGTGGATTGGCTGAAGGCGCTGCACATACCGCGGTCTGTGGCGGCGGCGCTGGTTCTCATCGTGCTCGTCGGCAGCTTTTCCTGGATCGCCTATGCGTTGCGAGACCAGGCCACAACGATGATCGAGCAGCTTCCCGAGGCCGCCCAGAAGCTGCGGAAGACGTTGAACGACGCACGCGACGGTAGCCCGACAGCGTTGCAAAATATGCAAACAGCCGCCAATGAGATTCAAGGGGCTGCCACCGATGCCGGCTTGAAGCCGGGAGCGCGCGTAGTCGCGGCTCGCGAGCCCGAGCCTACCGCCTGGCTGCGCGACTACGCACTCGCGCAGTCAGCGCTGTTGATCGCAGTTATCGCTCAAACACCGATCGTGTTGCTACTCACCTATTTCCTGCTCGCCTCGGGACAGCACTTTCGGCGCAAGCTGGTGCAGTTCGTCGGGCCGAAGCACCAGAATGAGACCGTGAACATCCTCGAAGAGATCAACGTGCAGATTCAGCGCTACTTGCTCGTTACGTTCGTCTCGAACACCTTGATCGGCGTCTGTACCTGGCTGGCTTTTCGTGCGCTGGGAATGGAGCAGGCCGGTGTTTGGGGCTTCGCCGCTGGCGTGCTGCACTTTATACCTTACCTGGGCCCGGTGCTGATCGCGCTCGCCAGCGGTGTAGCCGCGTTTTTGCAATTCGGGTCGCCGCTCAATGCGCTCGCCGTCGCGGGTGTCTCGCTTCTGGTGGCGGTCGCGATAGGAATGGTCTTCATGACCTGGCTGCAGAGCCATTTTGCGCATATGAACGCCGCCGTGCTGTTCATCGCCTTGCTGTTTTTCGGCTGGATGTGGGGTGTATGGGGCCTGCTGCTCAGTGCGCCGCTGGTCACCATCGCCAAGGTGATTTGCGATCGTGTTGAATCGCTCAAACCGGTCGGTGATTTGTTAGGACGCTGA
- a CDS encoding BON domain-containing protein, with translation MRVNRKLVLLNLSLLSAAAVFFVGGCDNRKETTAGSAPNVSVGTTIDDSIITTKIKSGLLADPVVKGLDPQVETHKGTVQLSGFVEDQAQIERVIEIARSVNGVKNVENKMNIKK, from the coding sequence ATGAGAGTTAACCGCAAACTGGTTTTGCTAAACCTTTCACTCTTGAGCGCCGCCGCAGTTTTTTTTGTCGGCGGCTGCGACAATCGCAAGGAAACTACGGCCGGTTCAGCGCCAAACGTGAGCGTGGGGACGACGATCGATGACAGCATCATCACCACAAAAATCAAATCGGGGTTGCTCGCGGACCCGGTGGTGAAGGGGTTGGATCCGCAGGTCGAGACGCATAAAGGTACCGTGCAGTTAAGCGGTTTTGTCGAGGATCAGGCGCAGATAGAGCGCGTCATCGAAATCGCCCGTTCTGTGAACGGTGTCAAAAACGTCGAAAATAAAATGAACATCAAAAAGTAG